The Hydrogenophaga crocea genome contains a region encoding:
- a CDS encoding CheR family methyltransferase produces the protein MNTPAALRATPSRGQHQRPGKAGSAVFPGSGPALDDGPVAEGREFVWSDADFARIKALIYQKAGISLHDGKHAMVYSRVSRRLRETGHASFKDYLDWLERHDGAEWQEFINALTTNLTAFFRESHHFDALAQLLRSKPGHAWRIWCAAASTGEEPYSIAMTCAEVLGANGQYEIVNSDIDTKVLATAQRGVYKVDGNKGLSAERLQRFFLRGKGANAGYMRVKPELQKHMSFLPVNLVQELPLRDTFDVVFCRNVMIYFDAGTQRAVLERIHRVMRPGGTLFVGHAENFSDARSLFQLRGKTVYERL, from the coding sequence ATGAACACCCCCGCCGCGCTTCGCGCGACCCCCTCGAGGGGGCAACACCAGCGGCCCGGCAAAGCCGGATCCGCGGTGTTTCCCGGTTCCGGGCCGGCGCTCGATGACGGGCCGGTGGCCGAAGGCCGCGAGTTCGTCTGGTCGGATGCCGACTTCGCCCGCATCAAGGCGCTGATCTACCAGAAGGCCGGCATCAGCCTGCACGACGGCAAGCACGCCATGGTCTACAGCCGCGTCTCGCGCCGCCTGCGCGAGACCGGCCACGCGAGCTTCAAAGACTACCTCGACTGGCTCGAGCGCCACGACGGCGCCGAGTGGCAGGAGTTCATCAACGCGCTCACCACCAACCTCACGGCCTTCTTCCGCGAGTCGCACCACTTCGACGCCCTGGCCCAGCTGCTGCGCAGCAAGCCCGGCCATGCCTGGCGCATCTGGTGCGCGGCCGCGTCCACCGGCGAGGAGCCCTACTCCATCGCCATGACCTGCGCCGAGGTGCTGGGCGCCAACGGGCAGTACGAGATCGTCAACAGTGACATCGACACCAAGGTGCTCGCCACGGCGCAGCGCGGCGTCTACAAGGTCGACGGCAACAAGGGCCTGTCGGCCGAGCGGCTGCAGCGCTTCTTCCTGCGCGGCAAGGGCGCCAACGCGGGCTACATGCGTGTGAAGCCCGAGCTGCAGAAGCACATGAGCTTCCTGCCCGTGAACCTGGTGCAGGAGCTGCCGTTGCGCGACACCTTCGACGTGGTCTTCTGCCGCAACGTGATGATCTATTTCGACGCCGGCACCCAGCGCGCCGTGCTCGAACGCATCCACCGCGTGATGCGCCCGGGCGGCACCCTCTTCGTGGGTCACGCCGAAAACTTCAGCGACGCCCGCAGCCTGTTCCAGCTGCGCGGCAAGACCGTGTACGAGCGCCTATGA
- a CDS encoding molybdopterin-dependent oxidoreductase, whose protein sequence is MSLHPRLPRRGALALGLALAFSTLTAAAQGLPEPKGRVILTVSGQIEQTNRGKDAAFDMAMLEALPQQSFTTRTPWFDKPMKFTGPLLSDVLAAVKAKGQTIKASAINDYTISIPVADAAAHGVIVARLLNDQPMPVREKGPLFVIYPFDSKAELRSSTYYERSIWQLKRMSIE, encoded by the coding sequence ATGTCCCTGCATCCCCGTCTGCCGCGCCGTGGCGCGCTCGCCCTCGGCCTGGCGCTGGCCTTCTCGACGCTGACCGCCGCCGCCCAGGGCCTGCCCGAACCCAAAGGGCGCGTCATCCTCACGGTGAGCGGCCAGATCGAGCAGACCAACCGCGGCAAGGACGCCGCCTTCGACATGGCCATGCTCGAAGCGCTGCCGCAGCAGAGCTTCACCACGCGCACGCCGTGGTTCGACAAGCCCATGAAGTTCACCGGCCCGCTGCTGTCCGACGTGCTCGCGGCCGTCAAGGCCAAGGGCCAGACCATCAAGGCCAGCGCGATCAACGACTACACCATCAGCATCCCCGTGGCCGACGCCGCGGCGCACGGCGTGATCGTGGCGCGCCTGCTCAACGACCAGCCCATGCCCGTGCGTGAAAAGGGTCCCCTGTTTGTCATCTATCCGTTCGACAGCAAGGCCGAGTTGCGCAGCTCCACGTACTATGAGCGTTCGATCTGGCAACTCAAGCGCATGAGCATCGAATGA
- a CDS encoding TenA family transcriptional regulator: MSFHTTLVSDTESARQRLLQTPIIQGALRGQVSVPSYLAFLREAYHHVRHTVPLLKAMKAALPEHHRWLDAALDEYIEEEAGHDEWILNDIAACGGDAEAVRHGRPSAATELMVAYAYDTVQRGNPLGFFGMVHVLEGTSVSLALLAADAIQRPLNLPDSGFSYLRSHGTLDQEHTAHFALLMDQIADPKDQQAIVHAARMFYGLYANVFASLPLPQAQAGAPAEAAA, from the coding sequence ATGAGCTTTCACACCACCCTCGTCTCCGACACCGAATCGGCGCGCCAGCGCCTGCTCCAGACACCGATCATCCAGGGCGCCCTGCGCGGCCAGGTGTCGGTCCCGAGCTACCTCGCCTTCCTGCGCGAGGCCTACCACCACGTGCGGCACACGGTGCCCCTGCTCAAGGCCATGAAGGCCGCACTGCCCGAGCACCACCGCTGGCTCGACGCGGCGCTCGACGAGTACATCGAGGAAGAGGCCGGCCACGACGAGTGGATCCTCAACGACATCGCGGCCTGCGGCGGCGACGCCGAGGCCGTGCGCCACGGCCGGCCGTCGGCCGCCACCGAACTCATGGTGGCCTACGCCTACGACACCGTGCAGCGCGGCAACCCGCTGGGCTTCTTCGGCATGGTGCATGTGCTCGAAGGCACCAGCGTCTCGCTCGCGCTGCTCGCGGCCGACGCCATCCAGCGCCCGCTGAACCTGCCCGACAGCGGCTTCTCCTACCTGCGCTCGCACGGCACGCTCGACCAGGAGCACACCGCGCACTTCGCGCTGCTGATGGACCAGATCGCCGACCCCAAGGACCAGCAGGCCATCGTGCACGCCGCGCGCATGTTCTACGGGCTCTACGCCAACGTGTTCGCCAGCCTGCCGCTGCCCCAGGCGCAGGCCGGCGCCCCCGCCGAGGCGGCCGCATGA
- a CDS encoding protein-glutamate methylesterase/protein-glutamine glutaminase: MPKTRVVVVDDSALVRSLLTEIINRQSDMQCVGAAADPLAAREMIRELDPDVITLDVEMPRMDGLEFLSRLMRLRPMPVVMVSTLTEQGAEITMRALELGAIDFVAKPRIGVSQGLNELASDITDKIRVAAAAKVRRLPAAAPSPGPGVNPAAAVSHTRPAAPLPRVSTEKIICIGASTGGTEAIREVLVPMPADSPAIVITQHMPPGFTTSFANRLNGLCKIRVAEARDGERILPGHAYIAPGGHHLRIDRSGSNYVAVVEDTEPVNRHRPSVEVLFKSAARVIGPNAIGIMLTGMGADGASAMREMKDAGSYNYVQDEASCVVFGMPRMAIQHGAAHEVLPLNQIAPAVLARLANAPAGVRHRI, translated from the coding sequence ATGCCCAAGACCCGAGTGGTGGTGGTGGACGATTCGGCGCTGGTGCGCAGCCTGCTCACCGAGATCATCAACCGCCAGAGCGACATGCAATGCGTGGGCGCGGCCGCCGACCCGCTGGCCGCGCGTGAAATGATCCGCGAGCTCGACCCCGACGTGATCACGCTCGACGTCGAGATGCCGCGCATGGACGGCCTGGAGTTCCTCTCGCGCCTCATGCGCCTGCGGCCCATGCCGGTGGTGATGGTGTCCACCCTCACCGAACAAGGCGCCGAAATCACCATGCGCGCGCTCGAATTGGGCGCGATCGATTTCGTGGCCAAGCCGCGCATCGGCGTGAGCCAGGGGCTCAACGAGCTCGCCAGCGACATCACCGACAAGATCCGCGTGGCCGCGGCCGCCAAGGTGCGCCGCCTGCCCGCCGCTGCGCCGTCGCCCGGCCCGGGCGTGAACCCTGCCGCGGCCGTTTCTCACACCCGGCCCGCGGCCCCCTTGCCGCGCGTGTCGACCGAGAAGATCATCTGCATCGGCGCCTCCACAGGAGGCACCGAAGCGATCCGCGAGGTGCTCGTGCCCATGCCGGCCGACTCGCCCGCCATTGTCATCACCCAGCACATGCCGCCCGGCTTCACCACCAGCTTCGCGAACCGCCTCAACGGTCTGTGCAAGATCCGTGTGGCCGAGGCCCGCGACGGCGAACGCATCCTGCCCGGTCATGCCTACATCGCCCCCGGCGGGCACCACCTGCGCATCGACCGCAGCGGCTCCAACTACGTGGCCGTGGTCGAAGACACCGAACCCGTGAACCGCCACCGCCCTTCGGTGGAGGTGCTGTTCAAGTCCGCCGCCCGCGTGATCGGGCCCAACGCCATCGGCATCATGCTCACCGGCATGGGCGCCGACGGCGCCAGCGCCATGCGCGAGATGAAGGACGCGGGCAGCTACAACTACGTCCAGGACGAAGCGAGCTGTGTCGTGTTCGGCATGCCCCGCATGGCGATCCAGCACGGTGCGGCGCACGAAGTCCTGCCCCTCAACCAGATTGCGCCGGCGGTGTTGGCCCGCCTGGCGAACGCACCGGCCGGTGTGCGTCACCGCATCTGA
- a CDS encoding AMP-binding protein — translation MTPAPLIQGEHQTWDAAGWQAEVWGARQALATTGARVVATLLDNGPAFVVLDEAALDAGLVHVPLPPFFTSQQALHALDAAGVDTLIASPLLAAQWPQWPWAPLQVAGETLSMAHRPATPRAMPAGTVKITFTSGTTGQPKGVCLGREALDAIANGLVQALGPLGIERHLSVLPYAVLLENVAGSMAARRQGATLVSLPTARVGLSGSSRFDPATFDRALRVLDVQSVILLPQMLRAWCGWLAQTGQRAHPGLRFVAVGGAAVGAPLLAQAKALGVPAFEGYGLSEGASVQTLNLPGAERAGSAGRALPHAQLRISPSGEIEVRGSLHLGYLGDTAPVPDWWPSGDLGRIDDDGFLFIEGRRKNVLITAYGRNVSPEWVETTLAGEAAIAQAVVMGEGRVHLSAVIWPTPLAGSLPAAAIASAVERANARLPDYARIGAWTVGELASDLASGLFTPNGRPVRERVQARYGPDLMPPVTDGGAATATAP, via the coding sequence ATGACGCCCGCCCCCCTGATCCAGGGTGAACACCAGACCTGGGACGCCGCCGGCTGGCAGGCCGAGGTCTGGGGCGCGCGCCAGGCGCTGGCGACCACGGGCGCCCGCGTGGTCGCCACCCTGCTCGACAACGGCCCGGCCTTCGTGGTGCTCGACGAGGCCGCACTCGACGCCGGCCTGGTGCATGTGCCGCTGCCGCCCTTCTTCACCAGCCAGCAGGCCTTGCACGCGCTCGACGCCGCCGGCGTGGACACCCTCATCGCCAGCCCCCTGCTCGCCGCCCAGTGGCCCCAGTGGCCATGGGCCCCGCTGCAGGTCGCGGGCGAGACCCTGAGCATGGCGCACCGTCCGGCCACGCCGCGCGCCATGCCGGCCGGTACCGTCAAGATCACCTTCACCTCGGGCACCACCGGCCAGCCCAAGGGCGTGTGCCTGGGCCGCGAGGCGCTCGACGCCATTGCCAACGGCCTGGTGCAGGCGCTGGGGCCGCTGGGCATCGAGCGCCACCTGAGCGTGCTGCCCTACGCGGTGCTGCTCGAAAACGTCGCCGGCTCGATGGCGGCGCGCCGACAGGGCGCCACGCTGGTGAGCCTGCCCACGGCCCGGGTCGGCCTCAGCGGCTCGTCGCGCTTCGACCCCGCCACCTTCGACCGCGCCCTGCGCGTGCTCGATGTCCAGAGCGTCATCCTGCTGCCGCAGATGCTGCGCGCCTGGTGCGGCTGGCTGGCGCAGACCGGCCAGCGCGCCCACCCGGGCCTGCGCTTCGTGGCCGTGGGCGGCGCCGCCGTGGGCGCGCCGCTGCTGGCCCAGGCGAAGGCGCTGGGCGTGCCGGCGTTCGAAGGCTATGGGCTGTCCGAAGGCGCGTCGGTGCAGACGCTGAACCTGCCCGGGGCCGAGCGCGCCGGCAGCGCGGGCCGCGCCCTGCCGCACGCGCAGCTGCGCATCTCGCCCTCGGGCGAGATCGAGGTGCGCGGCAGCCTGCACCTGGGCTACCTGGGTGACACCGCGCCGGTCCCCGACTGGTGGCCCAGCGGCGACCTGGGCCGCATCGACGACGACGGCTTCCTGTTCATCGAAGGCCGGCGCAAGAACGTGCTCATCACCGCCTACGGCCGCAACGTGTCGCCCGAATGGGTCGAGACCACGCTGGCCGGCGAAGCCGCGATCGCGCAGGCGGTGGTGATGGGCGAGGGCCGCGTGCACCTGAGCGCGGTGATCTGGCCCACGCCGCTGGCAGGCAGCCTGCCCGCGGCCGCGATTGCCAGCGCGGTCGAGCGCGCCAACGCCCGGCTGCCCGACTACGCGCGCATCGGCGCCTGGACCGTCGGCGAGCTCGCCAGCGATCTCGCCAGCGGCCTCTTCACCCCCAACGGCCGCCCGGTGCGCGAGCGCGTGCAGGCGCGCTACGGCCCGGACCTGATGCCTCCCGTCACCGACGGCGGCGCCGCCACCGCCACCGCCCCCTGA
- the cheD gene encoding chemoreceptor glutamine deamidase CheD: MTAAAVPAPHKPLLPVTPHPGTVSRVAEYRARKPKPGEASFFFYDPHFRSDAVKVLPGEYYVSADPLVIQTVLGSCIAACIWDPRVRVGGMNHFMLPEGGSDSGGRYGSYAMELLINELMKQGARRETMQAKVFGGGQVMSSFTTMNVGERNTSFVLDYLQTERIAVVSKDVLDIHPRKVCFFPSTGKAMVKRLAHSHPETLETQERKGSAATVVTSTAGGSIDLF; this comes from the coding sequence ATGACCGCCGCCGCGGTGCCCGCGCCGCACAAGCCCCTTCTGCCGGTGACGCCGCACCCGGGCACGGTCTCGCGCGTGGCCGAGTACCGCGCGCGCAAGCCCAAACCCGGCGAGGCCTCGTTCTTCTTCTACGACCCGCACTTCCGCAGCGACGCCGTGAAGGTGCTGCCGGGCGAGTACTACGTGAGCGCCGACCCGCTCGTGATCCAGACCGTGCTGGGCTCGTGCATCGCGGCCTGTATCTGGGACCCGCGCGTGCGCGTGGGCGGCATGAACCACTTCATGCTGCCCGAAGGCGGCAGCGACTCGGGCGGGCGCTACGGCTCCTACGCGATGGAACTGCTGATCAACGAACTGATGAAGCAGGGCGCGCGGCGCGAGACCATGCAGGCCAAGGTGTTCGGCGGCGGCCAGGTCATGAGCAGCTTCACCACCATGAACGTGGGCGAGCGCAACACGAGCTTCGTGCTCGACTACCTGCAGACCGAACGCATCGCGGTCGTCTCCAAGGACGTGCTGGACATCCATCCGCGCAAGGTCTGCTTCTTCCCGTCCACGGGCAAGGCCATGGTCAAGCGCCTGGCGCATTCGCACCCCGAGACGCTGGAGACCCAGGAACGCAAGGGCAGTGCCGCCACCGTGGTCACGAGCACCGCGGGCGGCTCGATCGACCTGTTCTGA
- a CDS encoding ATP-binding protein, producing the protein MNSKPSGIAAWGSRTWTLAILAILVVTLTPLGLIEWRQWQLLKDTDTRQVDSIMWQAYQLERELSRLEHAIMEAGEPNTQVLPEDLQERYEIFLSRITLLSDIPRRDLLEAWTGYQPTMQAIAAFRSEADPLFADGARLIQNRAALQKIDGMAHELSQSLAELTREANRAVARYLDERNTQLRRQGLLLIALAGVQVAAMLLFVAVLVRHIRQQTRQYANLQKLSRELAAARDQAEAANQAKSVFLANMSHEIRTPFQGVLGMLKLLEDTRLTSQQKDYVQTASDSAHHLLGVVNDILDVSTIESGTLKLSPAPMNLAMTANEVTTLLEPLAHEKGVTMNCVCDHELPEWVLADPTRVRQILLNLVNNAVKFTRQGSIDVILETDTSLPDGIRMTVQDTGIGMDEETVGQLFTRFYQADNSLRRRVGGTGLGLEISRTLARMMGGDISVTSQIGKGSIFVVTLSLPRTAAPAVDKDALLDDAAWERDRRRPPARRLRLLVAEDHPVNLKYLNLLIERMGHEAVFCENGFEALQLLNRETFDAVLLDYHMPLLDGIATTQEIRLLPGAAGQVPVIMVTADVVNDTRQLAAEAGVTQFAPKPLQEADLRRALRRCGLFGESTDTQPAPLTPLQPASRHPNELIDADMHHQLFSMMPPGMHDELLDMLFKAPDGTAPLLEKALAEEDVAAVVYQAHRLKGSCMLMGLRALVEVSTQIEKAGQEGDLAQLRTLARRLTRDVHDTVKALPAFTGNAVFIDA; encoded by the coding sequence ATGAACAGCAAGCCGAGCGGTATTGCGGCCTGGGGGTCTCGCACCTGGACCCTGGCGATCCTCGCGATCCTTGTGGTCACGCTGACACCGCTGGGCCTGATCGAGTGGCGCCAGTGGCAGTTGCTCAAGGACACCGACACGCGCCAGGTCGACTCCATCATGTGGCAGGCCTACCAGCTCGAGCGCGAGCTGAGCCGGCTCGAGCACGCCATCATGGAGGCGGGCGAACCCAACACCCAGGTGCTGCCCGAGGACCTGCAGGAACGCTACGAGATCTTCCTGAGCCGCATCACCTTGCTCAGCGACATTCCGCGCCGCGACCTGCTCGAGGCCTGGACCGGCTACCAGCCCACCATGCAGGCCATCGCCGCCTTCCGCAGCGAGGCCGACCCGCTGTTCGCCGATGGCGCCCGGCTCATCCAGAACCGCGCGGCCCTGCAGAAGATCGACGGCATGGCCCACGAGCTCAGCCAGAGCCTGGCCGAACTCACGCGCGAGGCCAACCGCGCGGTGGCCCGCTACCTGGACGAGCGCAACACCCAGCTGCGCCGCCAAGGCCTGTTGCTGATCGCGCTGGCCGGCGTGCAGGTGGCCGCCATGCTGCTCTTCGTGGCGGTGCTGGTGCGCCACATCCGCCAGCAGACGCGCCAGTACGCCAACCTGCAGAAGCTCAGCCGCGAGCTCGCCGCCGCCCGCGACCAGGCCGAGGCCGCCAACCAGGCCAAGAGCGTGTTCCTGGCCAACATGAGCCACGAGATCCGCACGCCGTTCCAGGGCGTTCTGGGCATGCTCAAGCTGCTCGAGGACACGCGCCTGACCAGCCAGCAGAAGGACTACGTGCAGACCGCGTCCGACTCGGCCCATCACCTGCTCGGCGTGGTCAACGACATCCTCGACGTGTCCACCATCGAATCGGGCACGCTCAAGCTCTCGCCCGCGCCGATGAACCTGGCGATGACGGCCAACGAGGTCACCACCCTGCTCGAGCCGCTCGCGCACGAGAAGGGCGTGACCATGAACTGCGTGTGCGATCACGAATTGCCCGAATGGGTGCTGGCCGACCCCACGCGCGTGCGCCAGATCCTGCTCAACCTGGTCAACAACGCGGTCAAGTTCACGCGCCAGGGCAGCATCGACGTCATCCTCGAGACCGACACCAGTCTGCCCGACGGCATCCGCATGACCGTGCAGGACACCGGCATCGGCATGGACGAAGAAACCGTCGGCCAGCTCTTCACGCGCTTCTACCAGGCCGACAACTCGCTGCGACGCCGCGTGGGCGGCACCGGCCTGGGCCTGGAGATCTCGCGCACGCTGGCCCGCATGATGGGCGGCGACATCAGCGTCACCAGCCAGATCGGCAAGGGCTCGATCTTCGTGGTCACGCTCAGCCTGCCGCGCACGGCCGCCCCGGCGGTCGACAAGGACGCCCTGCTCGACGATGCGGCCTGGGAGCGCGACCGCCGCCGTCCGCCGGCGCGCCGGCTGCGCCTGCTGGTGGCCGAAGACCACCCGGTCAACCTCAAGTACCTGAACCTGCTGATCGAACGCATGGGCCACGAAGCGGTGTTCTGCGAGAACGGCTTCGAGGCGCTGCAACTGCTCAACCGCGAGACCTTCGACGCGGTGCTGCTCGACTACCACATGCCCCTGCTCGACGGCATCGCCACGACGCAGGAGATCCGCCTGCTGCCCGGGGCCGCGGGCCAGGTGCCGGTCATCATGGTCACGGCCGACGTGGTCAACGACACGAGGCAGCTCGCGGCCGAAGCCGGAGTGACGCAGTTCGCCCCCAAGCCGCTGCAGGAAGCCGACCTGCGCCGCGCCCTGCGCCGCTGCGGCCTGTTCGGCGAATCGACCGACACCCAGCCCGCGCCGCTGACGCCGTTGCAGCCGGCCTCGCGCCACCCGAACGAGCTCATCGACGCCGACATGCACCACCAGCTCTTCTCGATGATGCCGCCCGGCATGCACGACGAACTGCTCGACATGCTGTTCAAGGCCCCCGATGGCACCGCCCCCCTGCTCGAGAAGGCACTCGCAGAGGAGGATGTGGCCGCGGTGGTGTACCAGGCGCACCGGCTCAAGGGCTCGTGCATGCTGATGGGCCTGCGCGCGCTGGTCGAGGTCTCGACCCAGATCGAGAAAGCGGGCCAAGAGGGCGATCTTGCGCAGCTGCGCACCCTGGCCCGCCGGCTGACCAGGGACGTGCACGACACCGTCAAGGCCCTGCCGGCCTTCACCGGCAATGCGGTCTTCATCGACGCCTGA
- a CDS encoding thermostable hemolysin: MPPHAALPCAAPPRPTAHGPRLCEVLRDDPRRAEVEAFIHGVFQERFGARVRGFAPVLVALRDAQDRLVAAAGYRAADGGPLFLERYLEHPIEHHLQMASGAPVSRARIAEVGHLASIQPGEGRRLVGLMAMLLAREGFDWIVSTLTQELRQLFVRLGVAPLALGVADPERLGEQAADWGSYYDHRPLVHAGQLQLALQAMQRRSRA; encoded by the coding sequence ATGCCACCGCATGCCGCGCTGCCCTGCGCCGCCCCACCCCGCCCCACCGCCCACGGCCCGCGCCTGTGCGAGGTGCTGCGCGACGACCCCCGCCGCGCCGAGGTCGAGGCCTTCATCCACGGGGTCTTCCAGGAGCGCTTCGGCGCGCGGGTGCGCGGCTTCGCGCCGGTGCTCGTTGCCCTGCGCGACGCGCAGGACCGGCTCGTGGCCGCCGCCGGCTACCGCGCCGCCGACGGCGGGCCGCTGTTCCTCGAACGCTACCTGGAACACCCCATCGAACACCACCTGCAGATGGCCTCGGGCGCGCCGGTCTCGCGCGCACGCATCGCCGAGGTGGGCCACCTGGCCTCCATCCAGCCCGGCGAAGGCCGGCGACTGGTGGGTCTGATGGCCATGCTGCTGGCGCGCGAAGGCTTCGACTGGATCGTCAGCACCCTGACGCAGGAGCTGCGCCAGCTCTTCGTAAGACTGGGCGTGGCGCCGCTGGCCCTGGGCGTGGCCGACCCCGAACGGCTGGGCGAGCAGGCGGCCGACTGGGGCAGCTACTACGACCACCGCCCGCTGGTGCACGCCGGGCAGCTGCAGCTCGCGCTGCAGGCCATGCAACGCCGGAGCCGCGCATGA
- a CDS encoding SDR family oxidoreductase, which produces MMPAGSRVLLTGATGGIGRAMLRALRRSGAATMGVSRSPADFTAADAADQPQVWVQGDLSRPEDIDRVARSATAWGADTLVHAAGVPAFGAFDELDPAEVARVLQLNLWSPIALTRALLPHLRQMPQARIVFVGSALGRIGVPGSAVYGASKAGLHRLAEALRRELAGSAVGVQWLAPRATRTAFNSARSEAFNRATQTHSDPPEVVAQALIELLRSGAAERHIGFPERLAVRLNGVLGPLMDAGFRKHRDALLSLPSEGSSS; this is translated from the coding sequence ATGATGCCGGCCGGCTCGCGGGTGCTGCTCACCGGCGCCACCGGCGGCATCGGCCGCGCCATGCTGCGCGCGCTGCGCCGCAGCGGCGCCGCCACCATGGGTGTGTCGCGATCGCCCGCCGACTTCACCGCGGCCGACGCGGCCGACCAGCCGCAGGTCTGGGTGCAGGGCGACCTGTCGCGGCCCGAAGACATCGACCGCGTGGCGCGTTCGGCCACCGCCTGGGGCGCCGACACCCTGGTGCATGCCGCGGGCGTGCCCGCCTTCGGCGCCTTCGACGAGCTCGACCCGGCCGAGGTCGCGCGCGTGCTGCAGCTCAACCTGTGGTCGCCGATCGCGCTCACCCGGGCCCTGCTGCCGCACCTGCGCCAGATGCCCCAGGCCCGCATCGTGTTCGTGGGCTCGGCGCTCGGGCGCATCGGCGTGCCGGGTTCGGCGGTGTACGGCGCCAGCAAGGCCGGCCTGCACCGGCTGGCCGAAGCGCTGCGGCGCGAACTCGCCGGCAGCGCCGTGGGCGTGCAGTGGCTGGCGCCCCGGGCCACACGCACCGCGTTCAACAGCGCGCGCAGCGAGGCCTTCAACCGGGCCACGCAGACGCACAGCGACCCGCCCGAGGTGGTGGCCCAGGCGCTGATCGAGCTGCTGCGCAGCGGCGCCGCCGAACGCCACATCGGTTTTCCCGAACGCCTCGCGGTGCGCCTGAACGGCGTGCTGGGCCCGCTCATGGACGCGGGTTTCCGCAAGCACCGCGACGCGCTCCTGTCCCTGCCCTCCGAAGGAAGCTCCTCATGA
- a CDS encoding tetratricopeptide repeat protein, which yields MKRHTFFAPLLACALALPLFAAHAAPVDDAVSTLQHDWETIRYQAPPKEREKRFESLSAKARETSQAFADRSEPLVWEGIIVSSWAAERGGMGALSLVKQAKALYEKAIEIDGKALDGSAYASLGVLYHKVPGWPIGFGDKAKAEALFKQALAINPNGIDPNFFYAELLADTGRADQAKVYLDRALAAPARPGRPLADAGRRDEIKALQAKLVSAR from the coding sequence ATGAAACGCCACACCTTTTTTGCCCCGCTGCTGGCCTGCGCCCTGGCGCTGCCGCTGTTCGCCGCCCATGCCGCCCCGGTCGACGACGCCGTGTCCACGCTGCAGCACGACTGGGAAACCATCCGCTACCAGGCGCCGCCCAAGGAGCGTGAGAAGCGCTTCGAGTCCCTGAGCGCCAAGGCCCGCGAAACCAGCCAGGCCTTCGCCGACCGCAGCGAGCCGCTGGTGTGGGAAGGCATCATCGTGAGCTCCTGGGCCGCCGAACGCGGCGGCATGGGCGCGCTCTCGCTCGTGAAGCAGGCCAAGGCGCTGTACGAGAAGGCGATCGAGATCGACGGCAAGGCGCTCGACGGCTCGGCCTACGCGAGCCTGGGTGTGCTGTACCACAAGGTGCCGGGCTGGCCCATCGGCTTCGGCGACAAGGCCAAGGCCGAGGCGCTGTTCAAGCAGGCGCTGGCGATCAACCCCAACGGCATCGACCCCAACTTCTTCTACGCCGAACTGCTCGCCGACACCGGCCGCGCCGACCAGGCCAAGGTCTACCTGGACCGCGCGCTGGCCGCCCCGGCGCGCCCCGGCCGCCCGCTGGCCGACGCGGGCCGCCGCGACGAGATCAAGGCCCTGCAGGCCAAGCTGGTCAGCGCGCGCTGA